A part of Prevotella melaninogenica genomic DNA contains:
- a CDS encoding bifunctional methionine sulfoxide reductase B/A protein produces MRNILSILCTLILPTIVEAATCGLLITGTTSCTNKTKTAMTQTDSIVATKTKFTRPDDATLRKTLTAEQYAVTQQAATERPFTNEYDHEFREGIYVDITTGEPLFSSTDKFDSGCGWPAFSKPIDKKLVTNHTDTSHGMLRTEVRSKTGKAHLGHVFDDGPAETGGKRYCINSASLRFIPLEEMKAKGYGAYIKLIRPMKEIYVAGGCFWGTEHYLKQIEGVTATEVGYANGVIKNPTYEEVCTDKTQFAEAVHITYDPKVISLEFLLGLYFKSIDPTSVNKQGNDRGSQYRTGVYYTDPADLPTIKKVFEEEQKHINGKIAVEVKPLKNFYTAEEYHQDYLDKHPTGYCHLPTALFEYARKAKMKK; encoded by the coding sequence ATGCGTAACATTTTATCCATTTTGTGTACGCTGATTCTTCCCACCATTGTTGAAGCTGCTACTTGTGGCTTACTAATAACGGGAACAACTTCTTGCACTAACAAGACAAAGACAGCTATGACACAAACAGATTCTATCGTCGCTACTAAGACGAAATTCACACGCCCCGATGATGCAACCCTTCGGAAGACACTTACTGCCGAACAGTATGCCGTAACACAGCAGGCTGCCACCGAGCGACCTTTCACTAATGAGTATGACCACGAGTTTAGAGAAGGTATCTATGTAGATATCACAACTGGCGAACCGCTTTTCTCTTCCACAGACAAGTTCGATTCTGGTTGCGGTTGGCCTGCTTTCTCAAAGCCAATCGACAAGAAACTTGTCACAAACCATACTGACACATCGCACGGAATGTTGCGTACGGAAGTGCGAAGCAAGACTGGTAAGGCGCACCTTGGACACGTCTTTGATGATGGACCAGCCGAGACAGGAGGAAAAAGATATTGTATCAATAGTGCTTCGCTGCGTTTCATCCCACTTGAAGAGATGAAAGCAAAAGGCTACGGAGCCTACATTAAATTAATTAGACCAATGAAAGAAATTTATGTTGCAGGTGGTTGCTTCTGGGGAACAGAGCACTACCTCAAACAGATAGAAGGCGTTACAGCTACCGAAGTGGGCTATGCCAATGGCGTTATCAAAAACCCAACCTATGAAGAGGTTTGCACAGATAAGACCCAGTTTGCCGAAGCTGTGCACATTACCTACGACCCTAAAGTTATCAGTTTGGAGTTCCTACTGGGTTTATACTTTAAGTCTATCGACCCTACCAGCGTAAACAAGCAGGGTAACGACCGCGGCAGTCAGTATCGCACAGGCGTTTACTACACCGATCCAGCTGATCTCCCAACAATCAAAAAGGTTTTTGAAGAAGAGCAGAAACACATCAACGGAAAGATTGCAGTTGAGGTTAAACCACTGAAGAACTTCTATACAGCAGAAGAATATCATCAGGATTATCTTGATAAACACCCAACTGGCTATTGCCATCTGCCTACAGCACTCTTCGAGTATGCTCGCAAGGCTAAGATGAAAAAGTAA
- the trxB gene encoding thioredoxin-disulfide reductase, with the protein MEKVKTLIIGSGPAGYTAAIYAGRANLEPVLYSGLQPGGQLTTTTIVENFPGFHEGIDANQLMSEMRQQADLYGADLRDGSIVKADLSSRPFHLEDDRGNQIEADTVIIATGASAKYLGLADEEKYRGQGVSACATCDGFFYRKRTVAVVGGGDTACEEAMYLSGLAKKVYMIVRKPYLRAAEIMRKRVTEKENIEILYNTNTLGLFGEDGVEGAHLVRFKGEENEEKFDINIDGFFLAIGHTPNTDLFKGQVEMDDHGFIITKPKSTATNIEGVFAAGDVADPTYRQGVVAAGTGAMAAIEVDRFLQKQ; encoded by the coding sequence ATGGAAAAGGTAAAAACCCTGATAATTGGTAGCGGACCTGCAGGTTATACTGCAGCTATCTACGCTGGACGTGCAAATCTTGAGCCAGTACTCTACTCTGGTCTACAACCCGGTGGTCAGTTGACTACCACAACCATCGTAGAAAACTTCCCGGGCTTTCACGAAGGAATTGATGCAAACCAACTGATGTCAGAGATGCGTCAGCAAGCAGACCTCTATGGTGCTGACCTTCGCGACGGTTCTATCGTAAAGGCAGACCTCAGCAGTCGTCCTTTCCATCTCGAAGACGACCGTGGTAACCAGATTGAAGCTGACACAGTAATCATCGCTACAGGTGCAAGTGCAAAGTACTTAGGCTTGGCAGATGAGGAGAAATACCGTGGACAGGGTGTCAGCGCATGTGCTACCTGCGATGGTTTCTTCTATCGTAAGCGTACTGTAGCCGTTGTTGGTGGTGGTGACACAGCCTGCGAAGAGGCAATGTATCTCTCTGGATTGGCTAAGAAAGTGTATATGATTGTGCGCAAGCCTTATCTCCGTGCAGCAGAGATTATGCGTAAGCGTGTGACAGAAAAGGAGAATATTGAAATCCTTTACAACACCAATACTCTCGGTCTCTTTGGTGAAGATGGTGTAGAGGGTGCACACTTAGTACGCTTCAAGGGTGAAGAAAACGAGGAAAAGTTTGATATCAATATTGATGGTTTCTTCTTGGCTATTGGTCACACTCCTAACACCGACCTCTTCAAAGGTCAGGTAGAGATGGACGACCACGGCTTCATCATCACAAAGCCAAAGTCTACAGCAACCAATATCGAGGGTGTTTTTGCTGCGGGTGACGTGGCAGACCCAACCTATCGTCAGGGTGTCGTAGCAGCTGGCACAGGTGCAATGGCAGCTATTGAGGTTGACCGTTTCTTGCAGAAGCAGTAA
- a CDS encoding deoxynucleoside kinase, which yields MHIAIAGNIGAGKTTLTKMLAKRYGWKAHFEPVDNNPYLEDYYADMTRWSFNLQIYFLNKRFRDVVEISQSKDTIIQDRTIFEDARIFAPNLYDMGLMSERDFNNYTDLFDLMLSLVKLPDLMIYIRCSIPRLIDHIQQRGRDYEQTMRIDYLRGLNERYEEWIKTYKGHLMIVDGDTTDFQDNPQDFKRVTDMIDDRLFGLFPME from the coding sequence ATGCATATAGCAATCGCAGGAAATATTGGAGCTGGTAAGACTACACTCACCAAAATGCTCGCAAAACGTTACGGATGGAAAGCTCATTTCGAACCAGTTGACAACAACCCGTATTTGGAAGACTACTATGCTGACATGACACGCTGGTCATTCAATCTACAGATTTACTTCCTCAACAAGCGTTTTCGTGATGTTGTAGAGATTTCACAATCAAAGGATACTATCATTCAAGACCGTACTATCTTCGAGGATGCACGTATCTTTGCACCTAATCTCTATGATATGGGATTGATGTCAGAGCGTGATTTCAATAATTACACTGACCTCTTCGACCTGATGCTCTCATTAGTTAAGCTGCCAGACTTAATGATTTACATCCGTTGTTCTATCCCTCGCCTCATCGACCACATCCAACAACGTGGACGTGACTACGAACAAACAATGCGTATTGACTACCTCCGTGGTCTCAACGAGCGTTATGAGGAATGGATTAAGACTTACAAGGGACATCTGATGATTGTCGATGGTGACACAACTGACTTCCAAGACAACCCACAAGACTTCAAACGTGTCACAGATATGATTGATGACCGACTCTTTGGCTTATTCCCAATGGAATAA
- a CDS encoding deoxynucleoside kinase, with product MHIAIAGNIGSGKTTLTTMLAKRYGWKPRFESVDYNPYLEDYYKDIKRWSFPMEVFFLKERFKDLLEISRSDESVVQDRSIYEGVYVFTENNYAMGNLDDRDYETYMELFEDMTDAVSFPDLMIYLRASVSHLVSNIEKRGREYEQKMPLDYLENLNKRYEEFIKEKYKGRVLTIDVDNLDYQHHPKDFGFITDKIDRELFGLF from the coding sequence ATGCACATTGCAATTGCAGGAAATATAGGTAGCGGTAAGACAACACTCACAACAATGCTTGCCAAACGCTATGGTTGGAAGCCAAGATTTGAGTCAGTAGACTATAACCCCTACTTAGAAGACTATTATAAAGACATAAAGCGCTGGTCGTTCCCAATGGAAGTGTTCTTCCTAAAGGAGCGTTTTAAAGATTTGCTTGAGATAAGTCGGAGTGATGAGTCAGTAGTACAAGACCGCTCTATCTATGAAGGAGTCTACGTTTTTACGGAGAACAACTATGCCATGGGTAATCTTGACGACCGTGACTATGAAACCTATATGGAGTTGTTTGAGGACATGACGGATGCTGTCAGCTTCCCAGATCTGATGATTTATCTTCGTGCTTCTGTCAGCCATCTTGTTTCTAACATTGAGAAACGTGGACGAGAGTATGAGCAGAAGATGCCATTAGACTATCTTGAGAACCTCAACAAACGCTATGAAGAGTTTATCAAAGAGAAGTATAAAGGGCGTGTTCTGACGATTGATGTTGACAATCTCGACTATCAACACCACCCAAAAGACTTTGGTTTCATTACAGACAAAATTGACAGAGAGCTCTTCGGCTTGTTCTAA
- a CDS encoding alkaline phosphatase family protein, producing the protein MKKILFLVAGLLIAAATNAQIQRPKLVVGLVVDQMRWDYFYYYYNEYGNDGLKRLLNQGFSFENTHINYAPTVTAIGHSSVYTGSIPAFTGIAGNYFYQDDKSVYCCGDKTVKSVGSDSSEGQMSPRRMLTSTIGDELQVATDFRSKVIGVALKDRASILPAGHAADAAYWWDTSAGRFVTSTFYMDKLPQWVEDFNAKNHTAPKFDIKGSPLGVTMTFKMAEAALKNENLGKGKETDMLTISISPTDIIGHKFSTRGKENHDVYMQLDKDLAWFLKVLDKEVGEGNYLLFLTADHGAAHNYNYMREHRIPAGGWDYKQTVKDLNTYLQGKFGISPVMGEDNYQFYFNDSTIAAAGKKKQEIIYESVEWLKQDPQFLYVFDEEKVSQTTMPEWIKERMQNGYFRGRSGEIGVVTRPQFFGGKDRPDFRGTQHGQPFPYDTHIPFLLFGWNVKHGASNIETHIVDIAPTVCAMLHIQMPNGCVGKARNQF; encoded by the coding sequence ATGAAAAAAATCCTTTTTCTTGTAGCTGGTTTGCTCATTGCAGCAGCAACCAATGCACAGATACAGCGACCAAAATTGGTTGTTGGTCTCGTTGTCGACCAAATGCGTTGGGATTATTTCTACTATTATTACAATGAGTATGGTAATGATGGTTTGAAAAGATTGCTCAACCAGGGTTTCTCTTTTGAGAACACACATATCAACTATGCGCCAACAGTGACCGCCATCGGACATAGTTCTGTTTATACTGGCTCTATCCCAGCCTTTACTGGTATCGCAGGAAACTATTTCTATCAAGACGACAAGAGTGTTTACTGCTGTGGGGATAAGACGGTGAAGAGTGTTGGCTCTGACAGTTCTGAAGGTCAGATGAGCCCTCGTCGTATGCTTACCTCTACGATTGGAGATGAACTTCAGGTAGCAACAGACTTCCGTTCAAAAGTTATTGGTGTGGCTCTGAAAGACCGTGCATCAATCCTTCCTGCTGGTCATGCTGCTGATGCTGCTTATTGGTGGGACACCTCAGCAGGTCGTTTCGTCACTTCAACCTTCTATATGGACAAACTGCCACAATGGGTTGAAGACTTTAACGCAAAAAACCACACTGCTCCTAAATTCGATATCAAAGGTTCACCACTGGGTGTTACTATGACATTCAAGATGGCAGAAGCGGCTTTGAAGAATGAAAACTTGGGTAAGGGAAAAGAAACTGATATGCTTACGATAAGCATCTCACCAACAGATATCATTGGACATAAATTCTCTACACGTGGAAAAGAGAACCATGACGTTTATATGCAATTAGACAAAGACTTGGCATGGTTCCTTAAAGTACTTGACAAGGAGGTGGGAGAAGGTAACTATCTGCTCTTCCTTACAGCTGACCACGGTGCTGCTCACAACTATAACTATATGCGTGAGCATCGCATTCCAGCAGGTGGATGGGATTATAAGCAGACTGTTAAAGACCTCAATACCTATCTGCAAGGAAAGTTTGGTATCAGCCCTGTAATGGGTGAAGACAACTATCAATTCTACTTTAATGACTCAACAATCGCTGCAGCTGGTAAGAAAAAGCAGGAGATTATCTATGAGTCTGTAGAGTGGTTGAAGCAAGACCCACAGTTCCTCTATGTCTTTGACGAGGAGAAAGTCAGCCAGACAACAATGCCAGAATGGATAAAGGAGCGTATGCAGAATGGTTACTTCCGTGGCCGTTCAGGTGAGATTGGTGTTGTCACACGCCCACAGTTCTTTGGTGGCAAGGACAGACCAGACTTCCGTGGAACACAACATGGACAGCCATTCCCATACGACACACACATTCCTTTCCTACTCTTTGGTTGGAACGTGAAGCATGGTGCAAGCAATATAGAAACACATATCGTAGATATTGCACCAACAGTATGCGCGATGTTACATATCCAGATGCCAAATGGTTGTGTAGGTAAGGCAAGAAATCAATTCTAA
- a CDS encoding response regulator transcription factor encodes MQNIIIADNQDITRAGLAYVLSKMENVSYQVASNKSELILLLNDCPEAVLILDYTLFDISGEADLMNIGQRFPLSHLILWSEELSVGFIRNVINVSNRISVLMKDARMSEIEQCLDYVLHGKRFLCQHATNMILAPAYLLEKETVPLTKTEVEVLKEIAIGLTTREIAEKRFSSFHTVNTHRKNIFRKLGVNNVHEAIRYAMRSGLVDAAEYYI; translated from the coding sequence ATGCAGAATATTATCATCGCAGATAATCAAGACATCACACGGGCTGGACTGGCTTATGTGCTTTCTAAAATGGAGAATGTATCTTATCAGGTGGCAAGCAACAAGTCCGAGTTAATACTTCTCTTAAACGATTGTCCTGAAGCTGTTTTGATTTTAGATTATACGTTGTTTGATATCTCTGGTGAGGCTGACCTAATGAATATCGGTCAGCGTTTTCCACTTTCCCATCTTATATTGTGGAGTGAAGAGTTGAGTGTAGGCTTCATTCGCAATGTTATTAATGTTAGCAATCGCATTAGTGTCCTTATGAAGGATGCGCGAATGTCTGAAATAGAACAATGTCTTGACTATGTGCTGCACGGTAAGCGTTTTCTTTGCCAACATGCCACAAATATGATCTTAGCACCTGCGTACCTACTTGAGAAGGAGACGGTACCATTGACAAAAACAGAAGTTGAAGTGTTGAAAGAGATTGCAATAGGTCTGACAACACGTGAGATTGCCGAGAAACGTTTTTCTTCTTTCCATACGGTCAACACACATAGAAAGAATATCTTTCGCAAGTTAGGAGTAAATAATGTTCATGAAGCTATCCGCTATGCTATGCGTTCGGGATTGGTGGATGCTGCAGAATACTATATTTAA
- a CDS encoding OPT family oligopeptide transporter, giving the protein MENNANQNINLPENAFRELKDGEEYKPVMSPQETYREVSPWSITWGILMAILFSAAAAYLGLKVGQVFEAAIPIAIIAIGVSSATKRKNALGENVIIQSIGACSGAVVAGGIFVMPAIYMLELEADFFNIFIAAALGGVLGILFLIPFRKYFVKDQHGKYPFPEATATTQVLVSGEKGGSQAKPLLLAGLVGGLYDFIVATFGWWNENVTSRMISFGETIADKAKLVFKVNTGAAVLGLGYIIGLKYAFIICVGSLTVWWLIVPGMALLFPDTVLNQWDPSITTAVGQMAPEAIFKSYARSIGIGGIAMSGIIGIVKSWGIIKSAVGLAAREMKGKGSGQEEIIRTQRDISFKIIAFGSIATLIITFLFFYFGVMDFNLLHAVVGILLVAIIAFLFTTVAANAIAIVGSNPVSGMTLMTLILASVVMVAVGLKGNAGMLAALLMGGVVCTALSMAGSFITDLKIGYWLGTTPKKQETWKFLGTIISAATVAGVMIVLDKTYGFNSGKLAAPQANAMAAVIKPLMSGQGAPWILYGIGAVIALVLDRCKVPALAFALGMFIPLELNIPLLVGGAVNWYVTTRSKNEAINKARGDKGTLLASGFIAGGALMGVVSALLKFGGIEFDYSSWWENHLSELLSLVAYAALILYFILSTKLNKKELSE; this is encoded by the coding sequence ATGGAAAATAACGCGAATCAAAACATTAATCTTCCTGAGAATGCCTTCAGGGAGTTGAAAGATGGCGAAGAGTACAAGCCAGTCATGTCGCCACAAGAGACATATCGTGAAGTAAGCCCATGGTCTATCACTTGGGGTATCCTCATGGCAATACTCTTCTCGGCTGCTGCTGCCTATCTTGGTTTGAAGGTAGGACAGGTATTTGAAGCTGCCATCCCAATTGCCATTATTGCGATTGGTGTATCCTCTGCCACAAAGCGCAAAAACGCCTTGGGTGAGAATGTCATTATCCAGAGTATCGGTGCCTGTTCAGGTGCTGTCGTTGCGGGAGGTATCTTCGTAATGCCAGCTATTTATATGCTTGAGTTAGAAGCTGATTTCTTCAACATCTTTATTGCAGCAGCTTTAGGTGGTGTCTTGGGTATTCTCTTTTTGATTCCTTTCCGTAAGTATTTTGTTAAGGATCAGCATGGTAAATATCCTTTCCCTGAAGCAACGGCTACCACACAGGTACTCGTGAGCGGTGAGAAAGGTGGAAGTCAAGCGAAGCCACTTCTTCTCGCTGGTCTTGTAGGTGGACTCTACGATTTTATTGTCGCAACCTTCGGATGGTGGAATGAGAACGTTACGAGTCGTATGATTAGTTTTGGCGAGACTATTGCCGATAAAGCAAAGCTTGTCTTCAAAGTCAATACGGGTGCAGCTGTCCTCGGACTTGGTTATATCATCGGCTTGAAATATGCCTTTATCATTTGTGTTGGTTCGCTGACCGTATGGTGGCTTATCGTACCAGGCATGGCACTCTTGTTCCCAGATACCGTATTAAATCAGTGGGATCCATCTATCACAACAGCTGTTGGTCAGATGGCTCCAGAGGCTATCTTTAAGTCATACGCTCGTTCAATCGGTATCGGTGGCATTGCTATGTCAGGTATCATTGGTATTGTGAAGTCATGGGGCATCATCAAGAGTGCTGTTGGTTTGGCTGCACGTGAGATGAAAGGTAAGGGCAGTGGACAGGAAGAGATTATCCGTACACAGCGCGACATTTCCTTTAAGATTATTGCTTTCGGAAGTATTGCAACGCTCATCATCACTTTCCTTTTCTTCTATTTTGGAGTGATGGACTTCAACCTGCTCCACGCAGTTGTGGGTATTCTTCTCGTTGCCATCATCGCCTTCCTCTTTACTACTGTTGCTGCTAACGCCATTGCGATTGTAGGAAGCAACCCAGTATCAGGTATGACATTGATGACCCTCATCCTTGCATCCGTCGTTATGGTGGCTGTTGGACTGAAAGGCAATGCTGGTATGCTGGCAGCCCTTTTGATGGGTGGCGTTGTGTGTACAGCCCTTTCAATGGCAGGTTCGTTCATTACCGACTTAAAGATTGGCTATTGGCTTGGTACAACACCAAAAAAACAAGAGACATGGAAGTTCCTTGGTACGATTATCTCTGCTGCTACCGTGGCTGGCGTGATGATTGTTTTAGACAAAACTTATGGTTTCAACTCTGGCAAGTTGGCTGCTCCACAAGCAAACGCAATGGCAGCTGTCATCAAACCGTTGATGAGTGGTCAAGGCGCACCATGGATACTCTATGGTATCGGTGCAGTTATTGCACTCGTACTCGACCGCTGTAAGGTTCCTGCTTTGGCTTTCGCATTGGGTATGTTCATTCCTTTGGAGCTGAATATTCCTCTCTTAGTAGGTGGAGCCGTAAACTGGTATGTAACGACTCGTTCTAAGAATGAAGCTATAAACAAGGCACGTGGCGACAAGGGAACACTCTTGGCATCAGGCTTCATTGCTGGTGGTGCACTCATGGGTGTTGTTTCTGCCTTACTAAAATTCGGTGGTATTGAGTTCGATTATTCATCATGGTGGGAAAATCATCTCTCTGAACTTCTCTCCCTCGTGGCTTACGCTGCATTAATTCTTTACTTCATTCTTTCTACGAAACTCAACAAGAAAGAGTTATCTGAATAG
- the tsaA gene encoding tRNA (N6-threonylcarbamoyladenosine(37)-N6)-methyltransferase TrmO, with amino-acid sequence MKVIKPIAIFRSPLTSKFGIPRQSGLADNLTGKIVLEPQYQREEALRGLEDFDYLWLIWGFSANKSTDDSKLTVRPPRLGGNERLGVFATRSPFRPNGLGLSSVRIKRIIDGVIEVVGADLMDGTPIYDVKPYISYVDSHPEARGGFTDKKEWQQLSVVIADEYSKFFDDEELAALKEVLSQDPRPQYQHDTARVYGMPFGGKDVKFRVEGDVLEVVGVDY; translated from the coding sequence ATGAAAGTGATTAAACCTATTGCTATTTTTCGTTCTCCTCTGACATCGAAGTTTGGTATTCCTCGTCAAAGTGGACTGGCTGATAATCTTACGGGTAAGATAGTGTTGGAACCTCAGTACCAGCGTGAGGAGGCGCTACGTGGATTAGAAGACTTTGATTATCTGTGGTTAATTTGGGGCTTTTCAGCTAATAAGTCTACCGATGATAGTAAGTTGACGGTTCGTCCTCCACGCTTGGGAGGCAATGAGCGTTTAGGGGTGTTTGCCACTCGTTCGCCCTTCCGTCCAAATGGACTTGGATTATCTTCTGTTCGAATTAAGCGAATAATAGATGGAGTTATTGAGGTCGTTGGAGCTGACTTGATGGACGGTACACCAATCTATGATGTAAAACCATATATCTCATACGTTGATAGTCATCCAGAGGCAAGAGGCGGTTTTACCGATAAGAAAGAATGGCAACAGTTGTCTGTTGTTATTGCGGATGAATACTCTAAGTTCTTTGATGACGAGGAACTTGCAGCCTTAAAGGAGGTACTCTCGCAAGATCCACGCCCACAATATCAGCATGATACAGCGCGTGTTTATGGTATGCCTTTTGGTGGGAAGGATGTAAAGTTTAGGGTTGAGGGAGATGTGTTAGAGGTTGTTGGGGTTGATTATTAG